A stretch of Aureispira sp. CCB-E DNA encodes these proteins:
- a CDS encoding SH3 domain-containing protein has translation MASNRPRRRKEEETKPQKSSKGKLNNMELLGIGLFCVAFLLYGISKCGKEPAVETPQGPVVTEEVVDSTTENHRSEPEPRDDNGSSFSGSDNDNNGAATPTTNVVANNGGGRKLYVITDSLRVRQAPNLGGELVTYLMYGEEVIDLGERTVLEKLRVSPDEVRTAPWIKVKNKAGQVGWAFGAYLQFYPVPTSTNTSGN, from the coding sequence ATGGCATCAAATAGACCACGTAGACGCAAAGAAGAAGAAACAAAACCGCAAAAAAGTTCTAAAGGTAAACTAAATAACATGGAACTATTAGGGATAGGTTTGTTTTGTGTCGCATTTTTGTTGTATGGAATATCTAAATGTGGGAAAGAGCCTGCTGTAGAAACGCCTCAAGGTCCTGTTGTAACAGAAGAAGTGGTCGATTCTACAACAGAAAATCATAGATCAGAACCAGAGCCAAGAGATGACAATGGAAGTTCATTTTCAGGATCTGATAACGATAATAATGGGGCTGCAACACCAACGACCAATGTTGTTGCCAACAATGGAGGTGGTCGAAAATTATATGTTATTACAGATAGTTTGAGAGTGCGACAAGCGCCAAATTTGGGGGGCGAATTGGTCACTTATTTAATGTATGGTGAGGAAGTGATTGATTTGGGGGAGCGTACGGTATTAGAAAAACTGCGTGTATCTCCAGACGAGGTAAGGACAGCTCCTTGGATTAAGGTTAAAAATAAAGCAGGGCAAGTTGGATGGGCATTTGGAGCTTATCTTCAATTTTATCCTGTGCCAACGAGTACCAACACATCAGGAAATTAA
- a CDS encoding DUF4386 domain-containing protein — protein MLIKSDRKVSIIAGSLILLGIVSGILSVVPAVEGEDYLRQAYLHKNQVLWGALFQFFLVPIYIGFALLLYPILKNYKENLALGFVGFRFVAGVFQLIGIILLPVFVLLSQEFIKTEVTNGLSFDQLGGMLKLGRDLTNHLGVMLATGLGNLLMYFIFYKAHLVPKWLSIWGLVGNLLAMLASFLILFSQIDVISTSFVMLSLPLVFQEIVLSIWLIVKGLEERKAN, from the coding sequence ATGTTAATAAAATCAGACAGAAAAGTATCCATCATAGCAGGTAGCTTGATTCTTTTGGGAATTGTATCAGGTATTTTAAGTGTTGTACCTGCTGTAGAGGGCGAAGACTACCTTCGGCAAGCTTATCTACACAAAAACCAAGTACTCTGGGGAGCTTTATTTCAATTCTTTTTGGTGCCAATATACATAGGGTTCGCTTTGTTGCTTTATCCCATTTTAAAGAATTACAAAGAGAATTTAGCATTGGGATTTGTAGGGTTTCGATTTGTAGCAGGCGTATTTCAATTAATAGGCATTATATTGTTGCCTGTGTTTGTCCTGTTAAGCCAAGAGTTTATAAAAACAGAAGTAACCAATGGCTTATCTTTTGATCAACTTGGAGGTATGCTGAAGTTAGGGCGAGATTTGACCAATCATTTAGGCGTTATGTTAGCAACTGGTTTAGGGAACTTGTTGATGTATTTTATTTTCTACAAAGCGCATTTAGTTCCCAAATGGTTGTCTATATGGGGGCTGGTTGGCAATTTATTGGCCATGTTAGCTAGCTTTCTAATTCTATTTTCTCAAATAGATGTCATCTCCACTTCGTTTGTTATGCTGAGTCTTCCTTTGGTTTTTCAAGAAATAGTTTTGAGTATTTGGTTGATTGTAAAAGGATTGGAGGAACGAAAAGCGAACTAA
- a CDS encoding bifunctional riboflavin kinase/FAD synthetase: MRIYKDLNNLPAFKNAVLTIGSFDGVHVGHQQIIQQINDLARSIDGESILITFDPHPRFVVGKRQDNLKLLNTLEEKANLLEQCAVDVLVVVPFSKEFASQSPDAYIQDFLVKHFNPQIIAIGYDHKFGQNRVGDISYLKKFESKYNFRVVEISKQEVADIAVSSTKVRKALLEGNVHQAECLLGHPYGLRGTVVKGLQIGNTIGYPTANIEVANPFKLIPPEGIYAVEVDYDRRYEGMLYIGNRPTIDNNLKQTIEVNIFDFNQDIYGEELKIDFIEYLRGDAKFSTLEALKNQLTEDKKAALKVFEARKKIKL, encoded by the coding sequence ATGAGAATATATAAAGATTTAAATAATTTACCAGCATTCAAAAATGCAGTTTTAACAATAGGTTCTTTTGATGGTGTACACGTTGGGCATCAACAAATTATTCAACAAATTAATGATTTGGCAAGGTCAATTGATGGTGAGTCTATTCTAATTACCTTTGATCCACATCCTAGATTTGTAGTTGGAAAGCGGCAAGATAACTTAAAACTCTTGAATACGCTCGAAGAGAAAGCCAATTTGTTGGAACAGTGTGCCGTTGATGTATTGGTCGTTGTGCCTTTTTCTAAGGAGTTTGCGAGTCAAAGCCCTGATGCCTATATTCAAGATTTTTTGGTGAAACACTTTAATCCCCAAATTATAGCGATTGGTTATGATCATAAGTTTGGTCAAAATCGTGTTGGAGACATTTCTTATTTAAAAAAGTTTGAAAGCAAATACAACTTTCGAGTCGTTGAAATATCTAAACAAGAGGTTGCTGATATAGCAGTTAGTTCTACTAAAGTAAGAAAAGCCTTGTTAGAAGGAAACGTGCATCAAGCGGAATGTTTATTAGGACATCCCTATGGGCTTAGAGGAACGGTTGTAAAAGGATTGCAAATAGGAAATACAATTGGTTATCCTACGGCCAACATAGAAGTTGCGAACCCATTCAAATTGATTCCTCCAGAAGGGATTTATGCTGTTGAAGTAGATTATGACCGCCGTTACGAAGGAATGTTGTATATAGGGAATAGACCAACTATTGACAATAATTTGAAGCAAACCATAGAAGTAAACATCTTTGATTTTAATCAGGATATTTATGGAGAGGAATTAAAGATAGATTTTATTGAATATCTGCGTGGGGATGCTAAGTTTTCGACATTGGAAGCATTAAAAAATCAATTAACAGAAGATAAAAAAGCTGCTTTGAAGGTATTTGAAGCTAGAAAAAAAATAAAACTATGA
- a CDS encoding von Willebrand factor type A domain-containing protein, whose protein sequence is MSKYFIFSILFFVIVITSYGQTTGTLQGKVIDVTNDEGLPFASVLLEKDDSLIAGRQTDFDGNYNFSNIEADTYDLTVSYVGYPSVKIENIVIKLGQVVTFDVEMEEGVNVEEVVVRAYRIPLIEQSATSGGQVLGAEDIKNIPTRNISNIISTTAGVHQKSKGKGISRAGSRAHSNLIFVDGSPAPKARKGGKRRGKRARNRKLGCPTFGAAGSMATAKEDQTTSSKGIASVEKPSNEEYGSFVENEYIAVRDEALSTFSIDVDRASYANIRRHLNQMQPPPKDAIRIEEMINYFNYDYEQPKDEHPFRVHTEVSDCPWNKEAKLVQIGLQGKKIDLEKAPISNLVFLIDVSGSMSYANKLPLLKESLKLLINNMRAKDKMALVVYAGAAGLIQASTSDKNKLLEALDKLEAGGSTAGGAGIELAYKIAKKNLVADGNNRVIIATDGDFNVGASSTTDLEKLIVEKRKDNIFLTVLGYGMGNYKDNRMEVLADKGNGNYAYIDNIKEAKKTLVKEMGGTLYTIAKDVKLQIEFNPVEVKSYRLVGYENRLLNKEDFNNDAKDAGELGAGHTVTALYEIVLADNYKESKREKKVDALIYQKNKATSLAHSSKDLMTIKLRYKEPKGTKSVLMALPVPKDIKPIAEASENFRFATSVAGFGMLLRASKFSNDLTYENVLSLAQGAKGADKEGYRQEFIRMVKNVSSMSAQANKQK, encoded by the coding sequence ATGAGTAAATATTTTATTTTTAGCATCTTGTTTTTTGTTATTGTAATAACGAGTTATGGGCAAACAACAGGAACATTGCAAGGGAAAGTAATTGACGTAACCAATGATGAAGGTTTGCCTTTTGCTTCTGTGCTTTTAGAAAAGGACGATAGTTTAATTGCAGGTCGGCAGACAGATTTTGATGGCAATTATAACTTCTCGAATATTGAAGCAGATACGTATGATTTGACAGTATCCTATGTGGGGTATCCATCAGTGAAAATAGAAAATATTGTTATCAAATTAGGACAGGTCGTTACTTTTGATGTAGAAATGGAAGAAGGGGTTAATGTAGAAGAAGTGGTTGTAAGAGCTTATCGAATTCCATTGATTGAGCAGAGTGCTACTTCTGGTGGTCAGGTATTGGGGGCAGAAGATATTAAAAATATACCCACAAGAAATATATCAAATATTATATCAACAACAGCAGGCGTACATCAGAAAAGCAAAGGAAAGGGGATTTCAAGAGCTGGTTCAAGAGCGCATAGTAACCTGATTTTTGTGGATGGCTCACCAGCCCCTAAAGCCCGAAAAGGTGGAAAACGAAGAGGAAAAAGAGCAAGGAATAGAAAGTTGGGATGCCCTACATTTGGAGCTGCGGGTTCAATGGCAACCGCAAAAGAAGATCAAACGACGTCATCCAAAGGCATTGCTTCTGTAGAAAAACCAAGTAACGAGGAGTATGGTTCTTTTGTAGAAAATGAGTACATAGCGGTACGTGATGAAGCGCTGTCAACTTTTTCCATTGATGTGGATCGAGCTTCTTATGCCAATATTCGCCGCCATTTAAATCAGATGCAACCACCACCTAAAGATGCGATTAGGATAGAAGAAATGATTAATTATTTTAATTATGATTATGAACAACCTAAAGACGAGCATCCTTTTCGTGTTCATACAGAAGTATCGGATTGCCCTTGGAACAAAGAGGCAAAATTGGTGCAGATTGGTCTGCAAGGAAAGAAAATTGATTTGGAAAAAGCGCCTATTAGTAATTTGGTGTTTTTGATAGATGTTTCTGGATCTATGTCTTATGCCAATAAATTACCGTTGCTAAAAGAGTCTCTGAAACTGCTCATTAACAATATGAGAGCTAAAGATAAAATGGCTTTGGTGGTGTATGCAGGAGCTGCGGGGCTGATTCAGGCATCTACTAGTGACAAAAATAAATTATTAGAGGCTTTGGATAAATTAGAAGCAGGGGGTTCTACCGCAGGAGGCGCAGGAATCGAATTGGCTTATAAAATTGCTAAGAAAAACTTAGTAGCCGATGGCAATAATCGCGTAATCATTGCAACAGACGGCGATTTTAACGTAGGGGCTTCTTCTACAACTGATTTGGAAAAGCTCATCGTAGAAAAGAGAAAAGACAATATCTTTTTGACCGTGTTAGGATATGGCATGGGAAATTACAAAGACAATAGAATGGAGGTCTTGGCAGACAAAGGAAATGGTAATTATGCATATATTGATAATATAAAGGAGGCTAAAAAAACGTTAGTCAAAGAAATGGGAGGAACACTCTATACGATTGCAAAAGATGTCAAACTTCAAATCGAATTTAATCCTGTAGAAGTTAAATCTTATCGACTGGTTGGGTATGAAAATCGTTTGTTGAATAAAGAGGATTTTAATAATGATGCCAAAGATGCTGGTGAGTTAGGAGCAGGTCATACAGTGACGGCTTTGTACGAAATTGTTTTGGCAGATAATTATAAGGAGAGCAAAAGAGAGAAAAAAGTAGATGCATTGATTTATCAAAAAAATAAAGCGACGAGTTTAGCGCATAGCAGCAAAGATTTAATGACTATTAAATTGCGTTATAAAGAACCAAAAGGAACAAAAAGTGTTTTAATGGCGTTGCCTGTCCCAAAAGACATCAAGCCTATTGCCGAAGCTTCCGAAAACTTTAGATTTGCAACTTCAGTAGCGGGGTTTGGTATGTTGTTGAGAGCATCTAAGTTTTCGAATGATTTGACTTATGAGAACGTGTTGTCCTTAGCTCAAGGAGCGAAAGGAGCCGATAAGGAAGGTTATCGCCAGGAGTTTATCCGTATGGTCAAAAATGTATCGTCTATGTCAGCACAAGCTAACAAACAAAAATAA
- a CDS encoding GNAT family N-acetyltransferase → MEKKRGTYRLIPATNHYTKEMKQLVFDVLEEYGLKPGAIDFCLDDVEKHYFERGGYFVVILDQNGVVVGTGGIYPLDGRSLELRKMYLRSEHRGKGLGQWMLTLLLEKAKILGFQRVELDTASVLKEAIGLYKKNGFQRFESDHMVARCDQAYELLL, encoded by the coding sequence GTGGAAAAAAAACGAGGAACATATCGATTAATACCAGCAACAAATCATTATACCAAAGAGATGAAGCAATTGGTATTTGATGTGTTGGAAGAGTATGGACTAAAGCCAGGAGCTATTGATTTTTGCTTGGACGATGTAGAAAAGCATTATTTTGAGCGAGGTGGGTATTTTGTCGTTATTTTAGATCAAAATGGTGTTGTTGTTGGAACAGGAGGAATCTATCCTTTGGATGGTCGAAGCTTGGAATTGCGAAAAATGTATTTGCGTTCGGAGCACAGAGGCAAAGGATTGGGACAATGGATGTTGACATTATTATTAGAAAAAGCAAAAATATTAGGATTCCAACGAGTCGAATTGGATACGGCTAGTGTCTTAAAAGAGGCAATTGGTTTGTATAAGAAAAACGGATTTCAACGATTTGAATCAGATCATATGGTGGCTCGTTGTGACCAAGCTTATGAGTTGTTATTATAA
- a CDS encoding glycosyltransferase family 2 protein encodes MTLSPLTELPKVAIVILNYNGMKDDYLAQFLPSVYASDYANLELYVVDNHSTDDSVAYLKSEGFQPHTDKSQQDHDFPRYLIELEENYWFAGGYNKALPYVDADYYILLNSDVKVASDWIQPIINLMENDAQIGACQPKVRMVAEPYLFEHAGASGGYIDKWGYPFCRGRIFTKVEEDRGQYDDIQEVFWATGAALFIRKELFHNLGGFDADYKAHMEEIDLCWRLKRANYKVMVCPQSVVWHVGGGTLPQHSPQKAFLNFRNSLSTIFKNETGNQAYKIVFIRLLLDAIAGCRFLMNGEFANIKAIIRAHWSFFAQYGKNKQKRKSTAETVKKYAYEQQATYRKTGVYPKSIVWQHFVKGKQTFNDLEL; translated from the coding sequence ATGACGTTAAGTCCCTTAACAGAGCTCCCTAAAGTAGCTATTGTGATTTTGAATTACAATGGCATGAAAGATGATTATTTAGCTCAATTTTTGCCTTCTGTTTATGCCTCTGATTATGCCAACTTAGAATTGTATGTTGTTGATAATCATTCTACCGATGATTCTGTTGCTTACTTGAAAAGTGAAGGCTTTCAGCCACACACCGATAAAAGCCAACAAGACCATGATTTTCCAAGATATTTAATTGAATTGGAGGAAAATTATTGGTTTGCAGGAGGATACAACAAAGCTTTGCCGTATGTCGATGCCGATTATTATATTCTCTTGAACTCAGACGTAAAAGTTGCTTCAGATTGGATTCAGCCCATTATTAACCTAATGGAAAATGATGCGCAAATAGGGGCTTGTCAACCCAAAGTTCGTATGGTTGCAGAACCTTATTTATTTGAACATGCAGGAGCTTCTGGAGGCTATATTGATAAGTGGGGTTATCCATTTTGTCGAGGAAGAATTTTTACCAAAGTGGAAGAGGATAGAGGACAATACGATGATATTCAAGAAGTATTTTGGGCGACAGGTGCCGCCTTGTTTATTCGAAAAGAATTGTTTCACAACTTGGGTGGATTTGATGCGGATTACAAAGCGCACATGGAAGAGATTGATTTGTGTTGGCGATTAAAACGTGCCAATTACAAAGTCATGGTTTGTCCTCAGTCTGTTGTTTGGCATGTAGGCGGAGGGACATTGCCACAACATAGCCCTCAAAAAGCATTTTTGAACTTTAGGAATAGTTTATCGACTATTTTTAAAAATGAAACAGGCAACCAAGCGTATAAAATTGTTTTCATTCGATTATTATTGGATGCTATTGCTGGCTGTCGTTTTTTGATGAATGGCGAATTTGCCAATATCAAGGCTATTATTCGAGCCCATTGGTCGTTTTTTGCTCAGTATGGAAAGAACAAACAAAAGCGAAAAAGCACTGCTGAAACGGTAAAAAAATATGCTTATGAACAACAAGCTACTTACCGAAAAACAGGTGTGTATCCCAAAAGCATTGTTTGGCAGCATTTTGTAAAAGGTAAACAGACTTTTAATGACTTGGAATTGTAG
- a CDS encoding DUF2254 domain-containing protein, translating into MKATLKFINKLKSAIIHSIAFYPILISTSFVFLAVILLFAENLEAIATLKEVVPYLIVKEHDTASSILSTIFSGILSLTVFSFTMVMVVLNQASSNFSPRLLPGLVSDKKHQIILGFYIGTLLYSIIVLMSLGTYGSSTNAIGFSVMMSAVFGVTCVVLFVYFIHSISQSIQIHNIINQIYYASNRLLEQEIEEQQEAPNAIQNVSGDYTIIKCDRTGYYHSFDGTLLPDSFKKRSTTIEILPYADQHIWMGTPIIRIKGTISEEDEKAICLCLYILGNQHEDDSSTGGMIKLSEVAVKALSPGINDPGTAINAISKLGQLLHRALQIKPTTQLEIPESNIKTIHNKIAPDEMMRIIVQPIRQYGKGDASVAHTLMRTLIYICQSEAILPDYKWAIQAEIDALAYDVKQTISNKNDAKKILSLLESV; encoded by the coding sequence ATGAAAGCCACTTTAAAATTTATCAATAAATTAAAAAGTGCTATAATTCATAGCATTGCCTTTTACCCTATTTTAATTAGCACGTCTTTCGTCTTCTTGGCAGTTATTTTATTGTTTGCCGAAAATTTAGAAGCTATTGCTACCCTCAAAGAAGTAGTTCCTTACTTAATTGTCAAGGAGCACGATACCGCCAGTTCGATTTTATCTACTATTTTTAGTGGCATTCTCTCTTTGACGGTATTTAGCTTTACCATGGTAATGGTAGTTCTGAATCAAGCTTCTTCCAATTTTTCGCCAAGATTACTACCAGGGCTCGTCTCCGACAAAAAACACCAAATCATTTTAGGGTTTTATATTGGCACCTTGTTGTATAGTATTATTGTGTTAATGTCTTTGGGCACCTACGGTTCTTCGACCAATGCCATTGGATTTTCGGTGATGATGTCGGCTGTTTTTGGGGTAACTTGTGTCGTTTTATTCGTCTATTTCATCCATAGTATTTCTCAGTCCATACAGATTCACAACATTATCAATCAGATTTACTATGCTAGCAATCGTCTCCTAGAACAAGAAATTGAAGAACAACAAGAAGCTCCTAACGCAATTCAAAATGTTTCTGGTGATTATACGATTATCAAATGTGACCGCACAGGATATTACCATTCTTTTGATGGTACTTTGCTGCCCGATTCCTTTAAGAAACGCTCGACTACTATTGAAATCTTGCCTTATGCCGATCAACATATTTGGATGGGTACTCCAATTATTCGAATCAAAGGAACAATTTCAGAAGAAGATGAAAAAGCAATTTGTTTGTGTCTTTATATACTAGGCAATCAGCACGAGGACGATAGCAGTACTGGGGGCATGATAAAGCTTTCCGAGGTTGCGGTCAAAGCGCTTTCTCCTGGTATTAACGATCCTGGAACAGCGATTAATGCGATTTCTAAACTAGGTCAATTGCTGCACCGTGCTCTACAAATTAAGCCTACGACTCAACTTGAAATTCCAGAGAGCAATATCAAGACCATTCACAATAAAATTGCTCCTGACGAAATGATGCGCATTATTGTACAACCTATTCGTCAATATGGAAAAGGAGATGCGAGTGTAGCACATACTCTAATGCGTACTTTAATCTATATCTGCCAAAGCGAGGCTATTCTACCCGATTACAAATGGGCTATCCAAGCGGAAATTGATGCCTTGGCTTATGATGTAAAACAGACCATTAGTAATAAAAACGATGCTAAGAAGATATTAAGTTTGTTAGAGTCCGTTTAA
- a CDS encoding M15 family metallopeptidase: protein MKLLLQHLILWSLGLSILLACTTKSKEPNHVPINSTHSPLLNVHSQTIQQAIPIGLQKLIAAYPEQNFKASSTALIWMDGDTMPYRGSTPNKDFEMLLNHPDLEDQFIMPYPKGIDFPIPSRNSDPGRVRVEAFFLKMYGQTKEAVRKNLVEIDFLGTSLLVTQINSIDKKLIHIAKELAQYPELKKYVENVGGTFNWRKIAGTNRLSTHSFGMTIDINVKYSNYWRWAVQDKTEDGKRPIVYKNRIPLKIVQIFEENGFIWGGKWYHYDTMHFEYRPELLIE from the coding sequence ATGAAACTACTTTTACAACATCTTATTTTATGGAGTTTGGGGTTAAGCATTCTATTGGCTTGCACTACCAAAAGCAAAGAACCCAACCACGTTCCAATCAATTCCACACATTCTCCCCTTCTTAACGTTCATTCTCAAACCATTCAACAGGCAATTCCTATTGGTTTACAAAAATTAATTGCAGCATATCCAGAACAAAATTTCAAAGCTAGCTCTACCGCCTTGATTTGGATGGACGGTGATACAATGCCTTATCGAGGCAGTACTCCCAATAAAGATTTTGAGATGTTGCTCAACCATCCTGATTTAGAAGACCAGTTTATAATGCCTTATCCTAAAGGAATTGATTTTCCTATCCCCAGTCGAAACAGTGACCCAGGGCGAGTTCGAGTGGAAGCATTTTTTTTAAAAATGTATGGTCAGACGAAAGAAGCTGTTCGAAAAAATTTGGTTGAAATCGATTTTTTAGGAACGTCACTGCTTGTTACTCAAATCAATTCTATTGACAAAAAATTAATTCATATCGCCAAAGAATTAGCACAATATCCTGAATTAAAAAAATACGTAGAAAACGTAGGAGGTACTTTTAATTGGCGCAAAATAGCAGGAACCAATCGTTTGAGTACCCATAGCTTTGGGATGACCATAGATATCAATGTCAAGTATTCAAATTATTGGCGTTGGGCGGTTCAAGATAAAACAGAAGATGGAAAACGTCCGATTGTTTATAAAAATAGAATTCCTCTAAAAATTGTACAAATATTTGAAGAGAATGGTTTTATTTGGGGAGGCAAATGGTATCATTACGATACGATGCATTTTGAATATCGTCCAGAATTATTAATTGAATAG
- a CDS encoding helix-turn-helix domain-containing protein has protein sequence MDYRIILPPQELRNVISHFWVGTWNVLEQPPNETYYIVANSLTEITFAFSSHRQHSNLLFSVVQGHTSLPNKLPVQGFYHLLGVAFYSYAIPTVFKMPSSELNEEFIALDTFWGYEGRVLNEKIATALTTEHRIKILSDYFIAAVRKQQMEDKIIIGAIKKIKASNGIIKVNELANDFCLSQKQFARRFRAFAGFSPKMYSRIIRFESVLQSYSNTSNLTDVAYANGYYDQAHFIHDFKAFTGYNPTAFWKIGEEHK, from the coding sequence ATGGACTATCGGATCATATTACCTCCTCAAGAACTTAGGAATGTCATTAGTCATTTTTGGGTTGGAACTTGGAATGTTCTAGAACAGCCACCTAATGAGACCTACTATATTGTTGCGAATAGTTTGACTGAAATCACTTTTGCCTTTAGTTCTCATCGTCAACACTCCAACTTATTGTTTTCAGTGGTACAAGGACATACTAGTTTGCCGAATAAATTGCCTGTACAAGGATTTTATCATTTACTAGGCGTTGCCTTTTATTCTTATGCAATACCTACTGTTTTTAAGATGCCGTCGTCAGAATTAAATGAGGAATTTATTGCTTTAGATACATTTTGGGGATATGAAGGAAGGGTTTTAAATGAAAAAATAGCCACTGCTCTAACCACCGAACACCGTATTAAAATACTATCAGATTATTTTATTGCTGCGGTAAGAAAACAGCAAATGGAGGACAAAATAATTATAGGAGCCATAAAAAAAATAAAAGCATCAAACGGAATTATTAAAGTTAATGAGCTCGCCAATGACTTTTGTTTGTCGCAAAAACAATTTGCAAGACGCTTTAGAGCATTTGCAGGGTTCAGCCCTAAAATGTATTCAAGAATTATACGCTTCGAATCGGTTTTACAAAGCTACTCCAATACCTCCAATCTAACCGATGTCGCCTATGCCAATGGGTATTATGATCAAGCACATTTTATACATGATTTTAAAGCATTTACAGGATATAACCCAACTGCATTTTGGAAAATAGGAGAGGAGCATAAATAA
- a CDS encoding serine hydrolase, with protein sequence MISLFLIFSNCNNNQATAEEELRLKKEGQTARLINKPDPEEVRMRDFLEQYDTFITNKFEQLDLPGLAYAIVKDGEVVLMRTHGVREKGEEELIDEHTTFRLASISKGFAAVLAGLLVDQGYIDWNDKLTTHLPTFKLRSTAQTEALTIRHTLSHTTGLKEYSGASLIYKDWSCGSILRGLRNAKIEEKPAKVFAYQNAIFSAISEIGKATTDLSYGRLLDSMIFNPLEMTDASSSYKAMMSNENKAIPHVFSNRKGWSSVNIRKKWYNVGPAAGVNASISDMAIWLQAMLGHHPDIIPESVLGEIFKPHIPINEDSKYYETWSPGLTDAYYGMGWRIFNYKKHKIVYHGGFVRGYRPEMGFCPTEDIGIVFLTNASKNDLSSACVHAFFEMYFAPRVPS encoded by the coding sequence TTGATCAGCTTATTTCTCATATTTAGCAATTGTAATAATAATCAAGCGACAGCGGAAGAAGAATTACGATTGAAAAAGGAAGGACAGACAGCTCGATTGATCAATAAACCCGACCCAGAGGAAGTTCGCATGAGAGACTTTCTAGAGCAATACGATACATTTATTACCAATAAGTTTGAACAATTGGATTTACCAGGATTGGCGTATGCGATTGTAAAAGATGGAGAAGTAGTGTTGATGCGTACGCATGGTGTCCGAGAAAAAGGCGAAGAGGAGTTAATTGATGAACATACTACTTTTCGTTTAGCATCTATTTCCAAAGGCTTTGCAGCTGTGTTGGCAGGCTTGTTGGTCGATCAAGGATATATTGATTGGAACGATAAATTGACGACTCATTTGCCTACGTTTAAATTGCGTAGCACAGCTCAAACAGAGGCGCTAACGATTCGACATACACTCAGCCATACTACTGGTCTAAAAGAATATTCTGGAGCTAGTTTGATTTATAAGGATTGGTCTTGTGGTAGTATCTTGCGAGGATTAAGGAATGCCAAAATAGAAGAAAAACCTGCCAAAGTATTTGCGTATCAAAATGCTATTTTTAGTGCGATTAGCGAAATTGGAAAAGCAACTACAGACTTAAGTTATGGTCGTTTGTTAGATTCTATGATTTTTAATCCTTTAGAGATGACAGACGCTTCTTCTAGTTATAAGGCAATGATGAGCAATGAAAACAAGGCAATTCCTCATGTTTTTAGTAATAGAAAGGGCTGGAGTAGTGTGAACATCCGCAAGAAGTGGTACAATGTGGGACCAGCAGCGGGCGTCAATGCAAGTATTTCGGACATGGCAATTTGGCTTCAAGCAATGCTTGGACATCATCCAGATATTATTCCTGAATCTGTATTAGGGGAAATTTTTAAACCTCATATTCCAATCAACGAAGATTCTAAATATTATGAAACATGGTCACCTGGTTTGACAGATGCATACTATGGAATGGGGTGGCGTATTTTTAATTATAAGAAGCATAAAATTGTTTATCATGGTGGTTTTGTGCGAGGTTATCGTCCCGAAATGGGATTTTGCCCAACAGAAGATATTGGAATTGTATTTTTGACGAATGCGTCTAAAAATGACCTGTCTTCTGCTTGTGTGCATGCTTTTTTTGAAATGTACTTTGCCCCAAGAGTGCCTAGCTAG